In the genome of Rhodoferax sp. BAB1, one region contains:
- a CDS encoding phage tail sheath subtilisin-like domain-containing protein has product MPIQPTYPGVYVQEVSSGVRPITGVATSIAAFFGRTLKGPINKAVRCLSHSDFLREFAGGHAASEIGASVKQYFDNGGTDCYVVRLAHNARKADITLKNLAGASVLRVIAKDAGAWGNNVRLTVDYNTINPDESFNLHVSQEEGGVIVRNETFLNLSLNPASSRYAPTFISQSSKMVDAQLVSGFNIESSTIVGYSECRRVIAVANLTEIKDKLNELVYPTVPANAASKFDISVNDSPFISIDMRQINPASFTATTKPALETEIAGRINPKLAASGLAITVSLEEIDAGSNLWGLRISSNTANKLSVKVRRATANDLAGPLMMGLDQGGIEVARYSDLRPVATATYFSGSPNALAKLLQSDVATLVFGGAPTPNVIDLNSPVPNLLRTTAAADRWFKDALATALTNHSDGVREKLQLIARNINDKPDAPVTAEVWGGYRIAFKPKTGMLNTSYPLTSTTTDISAAFTSNVRQYALGNIGTGSHQNGAGAIGRDDDGTPLTVADYTGSALDHTGFNALDRVDLFTLMVIPQDGDIDEGEYQQLFGPATTYCEKRRAFLLLDAPGSWTNGERMEADAAKVNSLRAGIVKSHSAIFYPRVKYSDAGIVKSIGPSGMIAGLMARTDSQRGVWKAPAGTEADLRGVLDVELNLTDAENGVLNKLGVNCIRKFPNGIVNWGARTLDGSDDFGSEWKYIPIRRLALFLEESLFRGTKWVVFEPNDEPLWAKIRMNLNAFMMSLFRQGAFQGATPDKAFFVKCDGETTTASDRNLGIVNIQVGFAPLKPAEFVIISIQQIPDA; this is encoded by the coding sequence ATGCCGATCCAGCCGACCTATCCCGGCGTCTATGTCCAGGAAGTTTCAAGCGGCGTCAGGCCCATCACGGGTGTGGCCACATCGATCGCCGCCTTTTTCGGTCGAACCCTGAAGGGGCCGATCAACAAGGCGGTTCGCTGTCTCAGTCATTCCGATTTCTTGCGCGAGTTCGCCGGCGGGCACGCCGCAAGTGAAATCGGAGCCAGCGTCAAACAGTACTTCGACAACGGCGGAACGGATTGTTACGTCGTTCGGCTTGCTCACAATGCCCGCAAGGCCGACATCACCTTGAAGAATCTTGCGGGAGCCAGTGTCTTACGGGTAATTGCAAAAGATGCCGGAGCCTGGGGCAACAACGTCAGGCTGACCGTCGACTACAACACGATCAATCCGGACGAAAGTTTCAATCTTCACGTGTCCCAGGAAGAGGGTGGGGTGATCGTCCGGAATGAGACGTTCCTGAATCTTTCGCTGAATCCGGCATCGTCGCGTTATGCGCCAACCTTCATTTCCCAGAGTTCGAAGATGGTTGATGCGCAACTTGTATCTGGCTTCAATATCGAATCGTCCACCATCGTGGGTTACAGCGAATGCCGCCGCGTTATTGCCGTTGCGAATCTCACTGAAATCAAGGACAAATTGAATGAACTGGTTTACCCGACAGTTCCGGCGAACGCAGCCAGTAAATTCGATATCAGTGTGAATGACAGTCCCTTCATATCCATCGATATGAGGCAGATCAACCCCGCCTCCTTTACCGCAACCACCAAGCCGGCGCTTGAGACGGAAATTGCCGGTCGGATCAACCCCAAGCTGGCGGCCAGCGGGCTCGCGATAACGGTTTCCCTGGAAGAGATAGATGCAGGTTCGAATCTCTGGGGCTTGAGAATAAGTTCGAACACGGCGAACAAGCTCAGTGTCAAGGTGCGCCGCGCCACCGCCAACGACCTTGCCGGGCCGTTGATGATGGGGCTGGACCAAGGTGGTATTGAAGTCGCCAGATATTCAGATCTTCGACCTGTCGCCACGGCAACGTATTTCTCGGGCAGCCCCAACGCTCTGGCCAAGCTGCTTCAGAGCGATGTTGCCACGCTTGTTTTTGGCGGCGCGCCGACGCCGAATGTCATCGACCTGAATTCTCCGGTTCCTAACCTGTTGAGAACCACGGCGGCGGCAGACCGCTGGTTCAAGGATGCTCTTGCCACGGCATTGACCAATCATTCGGATGGTGTCAGGGAAAAACTCCAACTGATCGCCCGAAATATCAATGACAAACCCGACGCTCCCGTGACCGCCGAGGTATGGGGGGGGTATCGCATTGCGTTCAAACCCAAAACCGGAATGCTGAACACCTCATACCCGCTCACGAGTACGACGACCGACATCAGTGCCGCGTTCACCTCCAATGTCAGGCAATACGCATTGGGCAATATCGGCACTGGGTCGCATCAGAACGGGGCTGGGGCCATCGGCCGTGATGACGACGGAACCCCGCTGACGGTTGCAGATTACACGGGGAGTGCCCTGGACCATACGGGGTTCAATGCGCTCGATCGCGTGGATCTTTTTACCTTGATGGTCATTCCGCAGGACGGGGATATCGATGAAGGTGAGTATCAGCAGCTGTTCGGGCCGGCAACCACCTATTGCGAAAAGAGGCGGGCGTTTCTTCTGCTTGACGCCCCCGGCAGCTGGACAAACGGCGAGAGGATGGAGGCGGATGCGGCGAAAGTAAATTCACTTCGCGCCGGTATCGTCAAGTCACATTCGGCGATCTTTTATCCAAGGGTCAAGTACAGCGATGCCGGGATCGTCAAGTCGATCGGGCCGTCGGGAATGATCGCCGGTTTGATGGCCCGGACGGACTCTCAGCGCGGCGTATGGAAGGCGCCCGCTGGCACCGAGGCCGATTTGCGCGGCGTTCTGGACGTCGAATTGAATCTGACCGACGCCGAGAACGGCGTGCTCAACAAGCTCGGCGTGAACTGCATCCGCAAGTTTCCCAACGGCATCGTGAACTGGGGCGCCCGCACCCTGGATGGCAGCGACGACTTTGGCTCCGAGTGGAAATACATCCCGATCCGGCGTCTGGCTCTGTTTCTCGAAGAGTCGCTCTTTCGTGGGACCAAATGGGTTGTTTTCGAGCCCAACGACGAACCCTTGTGGGCCAAGATCCGGATGAATCTCAACGCCTTCATGATGAGCCTCTTCCGGCAGGGCGCCTTCCAGGGAGCCACGCCGGACAAGGCGTTTTTCGTCAAATGCGACGGGGAGACGACAACCGCAAGCGATCGAAACCTTGGCATCGTCAATATCCAGGTCGGGTTTGCTCCCCTCAAGCCTGCTGAGTTTGTGATCATCAGCATCCAGCAGATCCCGGATGCATAA
- a CDS encoding PAS domain S-box protein, producing the protein MRSISLRTSLVLLLAAATVLTFLVVGTSILLVRLPQVEQRSRTQAQLAAENVQRLLDRFMEGVEGQLQPLARLAGQGSAASLQAHLDALVAEGSVFDAVSLLDEEGKVLATGHDDSSDKRFMKNLEGMDFAGNSLFQALQAQRRASPQSRQTVWSDRYLSVLSGQINVGVALPAGRRTVVGEMPPERLLRLISGVQLSDEGAVVVIDRRGRGLATTQPIPQLPFHDYSDSSTFKAILQGGALPVYEVINGQSLLVGGTRTEKLGWVIAAGVPAGLSNYSYRVTLLLVLGGFAGAMLISLALAPLWAARMSQPFRLLAERAHRIARGDFSRTDARIGSIREFGLLSEDLDGMADAILQREAAMQRGEQRMKATLESTPAVAIQWFDIEGRVLYWNQASTELYGFDAQEAMHTRLDDHPLMFGNAAGVAGFLAALRDIGRTGLAVGPVEYELTHKDGHSVHVLASTFCIPGETEQPVFVCMDIDITQRKQAEAALRNNELKLETIFNASPAPMSVSDVRRAYRIVTVNHSWETLFGRSREAVVGLSGAEINHWLDDSDRVRFLALVQGQGQVQDFEAWCRSSDGRAILCSISALVTEIGEERLLLMMTVDITDRRRIELEIHQLNVALEQRVEQRTEELRLANLKLTETVDTLTFAQAQLVEAEKLAALGNLVAGVAHELNTPIGNGLMAISTLDERLKEFRRIAKEGMTYSDLQRFTEAVEMACSISMRNLQRAATLVSSFKQVAVDQTSSQRRRFELLEVVDEVLLTLQPTLRKTPWRVEVRVPQGLALDSYPGALGQVLTNLIANAVAHAFDDRASGTITITGAAVSDTEILFSIGDDGQGIPEALQKKIFEPFFTTKMGQGGTGLGLHIVFNAVTRVLGGQINLRSTLRQGSVFEVRMPRVAPGSEAARAQEP; encoded by the coding sequence ATGCGATCCATCAGCCTGCGTACGTCACTGGTCCTGCTGCTGGCAGCCGCCACGGTGCTCACCTTCCTGGTGGTCGGTACCTCCATCCTGCTGGTGCGCCTGCCCCAGGTGGAGCAGCGCAGCCGCACGCAGGCCCAGCTGGCCGCAGAGAACGTGCAACGCCTGCTGGACCGTTTCATGGAAGGCGTGGAGGGCCAGCTGCAGCCGCTGGCCAGGCTGGCCGGCCAGGGCAGCGCCGCCTCCTTGCAGGCGCACCTGGACGCGCTGGTGGCCGAGGGTTCGGTTTTCGATGCCGTTTCCCTGCTGGACGAAGAGGGCAAGGTGCTGGCCACGGGGCACGACGACAGCAGCGACAAGCGTTTCATGAAAAACCTGGAGGGCATGGACTTTGCCGGCAACAGCCTGTTCCAGGCCTTGCAGGCGCAGCGGCGCGCCAGCCCGCAGTCCCGGCAGACGGTCTGGAGCGACCGTTACCTCTCGGTGCTGTCGGGCCAGATCAATGTGGGGGTCGCGCTGCCCGCCGGCCGGCGCACCGTGGTGGGAGAGATGCCGCCCGAGCGCCTGCTGCGGCTCATCTCGGGCGTGCAGCTCAGCGACGAGGGCGCGGTGGTGGTCATCGACCGGCGGGGCCGCGGGCTGGCCACGACCCAGCCCATCCCCCAGCTGCCTTTTCATGACTACAGCGATTCCTCCACCTTCAAGGCCATCCTCCAAGGCGGGGCGCTGCCTGTCTACGAGGTCATCAACGGCCAGAGCCTCCTGGTCGGCGGGACCCGGACCGAGAAACTGGGCTGGGTGATCGCCGCGGGGGTGCCCGCCGGCCTGTCCAACTACAGCTACCGGGTCACCCTGTTGCTGGTGCTGGGGGGCTTCGCAGGCGCCATGCTCATCAGCCTGGCGCTCGCGCCCCTGTGGGCGGCGCGCATGTCGCAGCCGTTCCGCCTGTTGGCGGAGCGGGCCCACCGGATCGCGCGCGGCGATTTTTCGCGCACGGATGCGCGCATCGGATCGATCAGGGAGTTCGGCCTGCTCAGCGAGGACCTGGACGGCATGGCCGACGCCATCCTCCAGCGCGAAGCCGCCATGCAACGCGGTGAACAGCGCATGAAGGCCACGCTGGAGTCGACCCCGGCGGTGGCCATCCAGTGGTTCGACATCGAGGGTCGGGTGCTCTACTGGAACCAGGCCTCGACCGAACTCTACGGCTTCGATGCGCAGGAGGCCATGCACACCCGCCTGGACGATCATCCCCTGATGTTCGGCAACGCGGCCGGCGTGGCCGGCTTCCTGGCGGCGCTGCGCGACATCGGGCGCACGGGCCTGGCCGTGGGCCCGGTCGAGTACGAGCTCACGCACAAGGACGGGCACTCCGTGCACGTCCTGGCCTCGACCTTCTGCATCCCGGGCGAGACGGAGCAGCCGGTCTTCGTCTGCATGGACATCGACATCACCCAGCGCAAGCAGGCCGAGGCGGCCTTGCGCAACAACGAGCTCAAGCTGGAGACCATCTTCAACGCCTCGCCGGCGCCCATGTCGGTTTCCGACGTGCGTCGCGCCTACCGCATCGTGACCGTCAACCACTCGTGGGAGACGCTGTTCGGGCGCAGCCGGGAGGCGGTCGTGGGCTTGTCCGGTGCGGAGATCAACCACTGGCTCGACGATTCGGACCGGGTGCGTTTCCTGGCACTCGTGCAGGGCCAGGGGCAGGTCCAGGATTTCGAGGCCTGGTGCCGCAGTTCCGACGGCCGCGCCATCCTGTGCAGCATTTCCGCGCTGGTGACCGAGATCGGAGAGGAGCGCCTGCTGCTGATGATGACGGTGGACATCACCGACCGGCGGCGCATCGAACTCGAGATCCACCAGCTGAACGTGGCGCTGGAGCAGCGCGTCGAGCAGCGCACCGAAGAGTTGCGCCTGGCCAACCTGAAACTCACCGAGACGGTCGACACCCTGACCTTCGCCCAGGCTCAGCTGGTGGAGGCGGAGAAGCTGGCCGCGCTGGGCAATCTGGTGGCTGGCGTGGCCCACGAACTCAACACGCCCATCGGCAACGGCCTGATGGCCATCTCCACCCTGGACGAACGCCTCAAGGAGTTCCGCCGCATCGCCAAGGAGGGCATGACCTATTCCGACCTGCAGCGCTTCACCGAGGCGGTGGAGATGGCCTGCTCCATCAGCATGCGCAACCTGCAGCGCGCGGCCACGCTCGTGTCCAGCTTCAAGCAGGTGGCGGTGGACCAGACCAGTTCACAGCGCCGCCGCTTCGAGCTGCTGGAGGTGGTCGACGAAGTCCTGCTGACCTTGCAGCCCACGCTGAGGAAGACGCCCTGGCGTGTCGAAGTCCGCGTGCCGCAGGGCCTGGCCCTGGACAGCTACCCCGGGGCGCTGGGCCAGGTGCTGACCAACCTGATCGCCAACGCCGTGGCGCATGCCTTCGACGACCGTGCCTCGGGCACGATCACCATCACCGGTGCGGCCGTGTCGGATACGGAAATCCTGTTCAGCATCGGGGACGACGGCCAGGGCATCCCCGAAGCACTGCAGAAGAAAATCTTCGAACCCTTCTTCACGACCAAGATGGGGCAGGGCGGGACCGGCCTAGGCCTGCACATCGTCTTCAACGCCGTGACCCGTGTGCTGGGCGGGCAGATCAACCTGCGCAGCACGCTGCGGCAAGGCTCGGTGTTCGAAGTGCGGATGCCGCGCGTGGCGCCCGGCTCCGAGGCAGCCCGGGCCCAGGAGCCCTAG
- a CDS encoding ABC transporter substrate-binding protein yields the protein MPAHRTAWLALGLSLALAGCTPPEPLKLAYLAGLSGSVADLGDAGYAGVQLAVSEINAAGGIGGRPLELLVRDDGQDPEQARAAVRELAARGVVAIIGPMTTAMAHAILPVSEETGLVLVSPTATGSSLSGRDDLLLMVLSSTQHTARQSADYNYGLGYLRIAAIYDTRNQSYAEDWLQSFRYALQARGGRLVTAIPFTSGQDASYVDAVNQLQGMSLDAIMYVANAVDTVRLVQAVRAQGRRDASIGVTWSATEQLLEMGGRTVEEMSTVQLFNRDDNSPRYQAFHASYRERFKSDPGFASIATYDGAQALAQAMRQQARGQTLKQALLASGPYPGLQGEWSFDRNGDVVGKSSIAVVRRGRFVVAGE from the coding sequence ATGCCGGCCCATCGCACTGCCTGGCTGGCCCTGGGCCTGAGTCTGGCCCTGGCCGGCTGCACACCACCCGAGCCCCTGAAGCTGGCCTACCTGGCCGGGCTGAGCGGCAGCGTGGCCGATCTCGGGGACGCCGGTTATGCGGGCGTGCAACTCGCGGTCTCGGAAATCAATGCGGCCGGCGGAATCGGCGGGCGCCCGCTCGAACTGCTGGTGCGCGATGACGGCCAGGACCCGGAGCAGGCGCGTGCCGCTGTGCGCGAGCTCGCGGCCCGGGGGGTCGTGGCCATCATCGGGCCCATGACCACGGCCATGGCGCATGCCATCCTGCCCGTCAGCGAGGAAACCGGCCTGGTCCTGGTCAGCCCCACCGCCACCGGCAGCAGCCTCTCGGGGCGTGACGATCTCCTGCTGATGGTCCTGTCCTCCACCCAGCACACGGCCCGCCAGAGCGCCGACTACAACTACGGCCTGGGTTATCTGCGCATTGCGGCCATCTACGACACCCGCAACCAGTCCTATGCCGAAGACTGGCTCCAGTCCTTTCGCTATGCCCTGCAGGCGCGCGGCGGGCGGCTGGTGACGGCCATTCCCTTCACCTCGGGCCAGGACGCCAGTTATGTCGATGCGGTCAACCAGCTCCAGGGCATGAGCCTGGATGCCATCATGTACGTGGCCAATGCCGTGGACACCGTGCGCCTGGTGCAGGCGGTCCGTGCCCAGGGGCGGCGCGACGCCTCGATCGGCGTCACCTGGTCGGCGACCGAACAGCTGCTGGAGATGGGCGGGCGCACCGTGGAGGAAATGTCCACGGTGCAGCTCTTCAACCGCGACGACAACTCCCCGCGCTACCAGGCCTTCCACGCCAGCTACCGCGAACGCTTCAAGTCCGACCCGGGGTTTGCCAGCATCGCCACCTACGACGGGGCCCAGGCGTTGGCCCAGGCCATGCGGCAGCAGGCCAGGGGCCAGACCCTGAAGCAGGCGCTGCTGGCCAGCGGCCCCTACCCGGGCCTGCAGGGCGAATGGAGCTTCGACAGGAACGGGGATGTGGTGGGCAAGTCCTCTATCGCCGTCGTGCGCCGCGGGCGTTTCGTGGTGGCCGGCGAGTAA
- a CDS encoding EAL domain-containing protein translates to MNAINVQVVFRDEPAPAETLTEPWRILVVDDDHEVHQATRFALDKLQVSDRPLELLHAHSSAEALRMLAVEPDIAVVLLDVVMETPTAGLDIIARIRGELGLNCTRIILRTGQPGYAPEIETIRKYDINDYKSKSELTQAKLYAALSVALRTYAQLCQEARARANLEKIIDSGQRLKAYAGADTPGAADLLLMLAAYFGAAPDGFIADQQSGPRSLTLLAVAGRYPQEAVGSPPSAHAGPDLLALIERCLEERRCLGMEGGTALHLRSGATGDLVAWLHLTPQQTQTVDLRMLDVFCAHMAVEWQNQQLLEKLRRAAYTDTLTGLHNRAALVEKLEACRGDADCIARTSLALIDIDQFSGINDMFGHVYGDRLLQLAAQRLRKALPPPCELARVSNDTFAVWAPEAVVQPDLLRRHFSQPFVFDDIEHTVSVSIGVVHLQEALGITGADLLKEAWIALKRAKMNGHGQDAWYTTSSARETREHTRLLHALRTAFQRERLFLMFQPQVALDSGRILGVEALLRWKADDGRFIPPDRFLPIAESSGLIVDLGAWVLRSALRALQKIEVQGHPGLRMSVNVSAHQFSHPRFLADLQDALAQERVPAGQLELEITESVAIVGTDKVEDLLKRIRQLGITIAIDDFGTGYSSLAYLDRLPVDRIKIDRSFVQVLNTQTRGARIAELVIPLGQQLGLTVLAEGVETREQAEFLRSLGCHEAQGYWYAKPMPLEELLPWLQAHGGGPGPEGA, encoded by the coding sequence ATGAATGCCATCAACGTCCAGGTCGTTTTTCGTGATGAGCCGGCGCCAGCCGAAACGCTGACCGAGCCCTGGCGCATCCTGGTGGTCGATGACGACCACGAGGTGCACCAGGCCACCCGCTTCGCCCTGGACAAGCTGCAGGTCTCGGACCGCCCACTGGAGCTGCTGCACGCGCATTCGAGCGCCGAGGCTCTGCGCATGCTGGCCGTGGAGCCGGACATTGCCGTGGTGTTGCTCGACGTGGTGATGGAGACACCCACCGCCGGCCTGGACATCATCGCCAGGATCCGGGGCGAACTCGGCCTGAACTGCACACGCATCATCCTGCGCACCGGCCAGCCCGGGTATGCGCCCGAGATCGAAACCATCCGCAAGTACGACATCAACGACTACAAGTCCAAGAGCGAGCTGACCCAGGCCAAGCTCTATGCCGCGCTGTCGGTCGCCTTGCGTACCTACGCGCAGTTGTGCCAGGAGGCGCGCGCGCGCGCGAACCTGGAAAAGATCATCGACAGCGGCCAGCGGCTCAAGGCCTATGCCGGTGCAGACACGCCCGGCGCGGCCGATCTGCTGCTGATGCTGGCGGCCTACTTCGGTGCCGCCCCCGACGGTTTCATCGCCGACCAGCAGAGTGGTCCCCGCAGCCTGACCCTGCTGGCGGTTGCGGGGCGATACCCGCAGGAGGCCGTCGGTTCCCCGCCCTCGGCACATGCCGGCCCGGACCTGCTGGCGCTGATCGAGCGTTGCCTGGAGGAACGGCGTTGCCTGGGCATGGAGGGCGGCACGGCCTTGCATCTGCGTTCCGGCGCCACGGGCGACCTGGTTGCCTGGCTGCACCTGACGCCGCAGCAGACGCAGACGGTGGACCTGCGCATGCTCGACGTCTTCTGTGCCCACATGGCCGTCGAATGGCAGAACCAGCAGCTTCTGGAGAAGCTGCGCCGGGCTGCCTATACCGATACCTTGACCGGCCTGCACAACCGCGCCGCCCTGGTGGAAAAACTCGAGGCCTGCCGCGGCGATGCCGACTGCATTGCGCGCACCTCGCTGGCCCTGATCGACATCGACCAGTTCTCCGGCATCAACGACATGTTCGGCCATGTCTATGGTGACCGCCTGCTGCAGCTGGCCGCGCAGCGCCTGCGCAAGGCCTTGCCGCCGCCCTGCGAACTGGCCCGGGTGAGCAACGACACCTTTGCGGTCTGGGCCCCTGAAGCCGTCGTGCAGCCGGACTTGCTGCGCCGGCATTTTTCCCAGCCCTTCGTCTTCGACGACATCGAGCACACGGTCAGCGTGTCCATCGGCGTGGTGCACCTGCAGGAAGCGCTGGGCATCACCGGGGCCGACCTGCTCAAGGAGGCCTGGATCGCCCTCAAGCGCGCCAAGATGAACGGCCACGGGCAGGACGCCTGGTACACCACCTCCTCGGCGCGCGAGACCCGCGAGCACACGCGCCTGCTGCACGCCCTGCGCACCGCTTTCCAGCGCGAGCGCCTGTTCCTGATGTTCCAGCCGCAGGTGGCGCTGGACAGCGGCCGCATCCTCGGGGTCGAGGCGCTGCTGCGCTGGAAGGCCGACGACGGCCGTTTCATCCCGCCGGACCGTTTCCTGCCCATCGCTGAAAGCTCCGGCCTGATCGTCGACCTCGGCGCCTGGGTGCTGCGCAGCGCGCTGCGCGCGCTGCAGAAGATAGAGGTGCAGGGGCACCCGGGCCTGCGCATGTCCGTCAACGTTTCGGCGCACCAGTTCTCGCACCCCCGCTTCCTGGCCGACCTGCAGGACGCCCTGGCGCAGGAGCGCGTGCCGGCCGGCCAGCTGGAACTGGAGATCACCGAGTCGGTGGCCATCGTGGGAACGGACAAGGTCGAAGACCTGCTCAAGCGCATCCGCCAGCTCGGCATCACGATCGCCATCGACGATTTCGGCACCGGCTACTCCTCGCTGGCCTATCTGGACCGCCTGCCGGTGGACCGCATCAAGATCGACCGCTCCTTCGTCCAGGTGCTCAACACCCAGACCCGTGGCGCCCGCATTGCCGAGCTGGTCATCCCCCTGGGGCAGCAGCTCGGCCTGACGGTGCTGGCCGAGGGCGTGGAAACCCGCGAGCAGGCCGAGTTCCTGCGCAGCCTGGGTTGCCATGAAGCACAGGGCTACTGGTATGCCAAGCCCATGCCGCTGGAGGAGCTGCTGCCCTGGCTGCAGGCGCATGGCGGCGGACCGGGCCCGGAAGGGGCCTGA
- a CDS encoding GNAT family N-acetyltransferase, with protein sequence MEISIHKGYLSGCIGRITALHADYYAQQSGFGVYFESRVARELAAFCERYEEARDGLWLALADGRVEGAIAIDGLHAPTEGAHLRWFITSDRLRGSGIGTRLLGSALAFCDERGYARTSLWTFAGLQAARHLYEKQGFRLVHEQPGRQWGNEVMEQRFERLAPRLAE encoded by the coding sequence TTGGAGATCAGCATCCACAAGGGTTATCTGTCAGGTTGCATCGGCCGGATCACCGCGCTGCATGCGGACTATTACGCCCAGCAGTCGGGTTTCGGTGTGTATTTCGAGAGCCGGGTCGCGCGTGAACTGGCAGCCTTCTGCGAGCGTTACGAGGAGGCGCGTGATGGACTCTGGCTGGCACTGGCCGACGGCCGGGTCGAAGGCGCCATCGCCATCGACGGCCTGCATGCCCCTACGGAAGGGGCTCATCTGCGCTGGTTCATCACTTCGGACCGCCTGCGCGGTTCGGGCATAGGCACACGCCTGCTGGGCAGCGCGCTGGCTTTTTGCGATGAGCGGGGTTATGCCAGGACCAGCCTCTGGACTTTCGCTGGCCTGCAGGCTGCGCGTCATCTCTACGAGAAACAGGGCTTTCGCCTGGTACACGAGCAGCCGGGCCGGCAGTGGGGCAATGAAGTGATGGAACAGCGCTTCGAACGCCTGGCGCCCCGGCTTGCGGAATGA
- a CDS encoding dihydrodipicolinate synthase family protein produces MNSQLDRNAKGVYLIAVTPFSDSGALDLASTDRMVDFCLEKGVTGLTVLGIMGEAPKLTMEESRTFVKQVLARVQGRVPVVVGASSPGFAPMRELTQSVMALGAAGVMVAPPSTVRTDDQITAYFDMVNETLGPDVPWVLQDHPVATGVQMSTAVILKILKNSPTCVMLKHEDSPGLAKLSAIRAASDKGELQRVSILTGNGGGLFLPEELTRGADGAMTGFAYPEMMVDVCAAHARGDIERAHDLFDAYLPLARYEQQANIGLAVRKHILMKRGIIASEAVRKPGPKLSAQDITDIARLTARQEKRLVALG; encoded by the coding sequence GTGAACTCCCAACTGGATCGCAACGCCAAGGGCGTCTACCTGATCGCCGTCACCCCCTTCAGCGACAGCGGTGCGCTGGACCTGGCCAGCACCGACCGCATGGTGGACTTCTGCCTGGAAAAAGGCGTAACCGGCCTGACCGTGCTGGGCATCATGGGCGAGGCGCCCAAGCTCACCATGGAAGAGTCGCGCACCTTCGTCAAACAGGTGCTGGCGCGGGTCCAGGGCCGGGTGCCGGTGGTGGTGGGTGCCTCGTCGCCGGGTTTTGCACCCATGCGCGAACTCACGCAAAGCGTGATGGCCCTGGGCGCGGCCGGTGTCATGGTGGCGCCGCCGTCCACCGTGCGTACCGACGACCAGATCACCGCCTATTTCGACATGGTCAACGAGACCCTGGGCCCCGACGTGCCCTGGGTGCTGCAGGACCATCCGGTGGCCACCGGCGTACAGATGTCCACCGCTGTCATCCTGAAGATCCTGAAGAACTCGCCCACCTGCGTGATGCTCAAGCACGAGGACAGCCCGGGCCTGGCCAAGCTCAGTGCCATCCGCGCGGCCAGCGACAAGGGTGAACTCCAGCGCGTTTCCATCCTCACCGGCAACGGCGGCGGCCTGTTCCTGCCGGAAGAGCTCACGCGCGGCGCCGACGGCGCCATGACCGGCTTTGCCTACCCCGAGATGATGGTGGACGTCTGTGCCGCCCATGCACGCGGCGATATCGAGCGTGCGCACGATCTGTTCGACGCCTACCTGCCGCTGGCGCGCTACGAGCAGCAGGCCAATATCGGCCTGGCCGTGCGCAAGCACATCCTGATGAAGCGCGGCATCATCGCCTCGGAGGCCGTGCGCAAGCCGGGCCCGAAGCTGTCGGCGCAGGACATCACCGACATCGCGCGCCTGACGGCACGGCAAGAAAAGCGGCTGGTCGCACTGGGTTGA